Proteins encoded together in one Elusimicrobiota bacterium window:
- a CDS encoding hemerythrin domain-containing protein, which yields MRSVRVGGNKSVEIKELSQQHTEMLDQIQDIRALLGLVSTKTLAADIGQRLDVLAASLGLHLSVEDREFYPAALISTDEKVRTTAERFYVEMGHLRRAFGNYREAWKSDKAIHGSFPLFAEDTQRVFALLEKRVRLEEEHLYPLWKAPVTPFSEGQRALMKENNDSELTYFNVMNSNHFRMKT from the coding sequence ATGAGATCAGTTCGTGTGGGGGGGAATAAATCCGTGGAGATAAAAGAGTTGTCGCAACAACACACGGAAATGTTGGATCAAATTCAGGATATTCGAGCACTCCTGGGATTGGTTTCCACGAAGACTCTGGCGGCGGATATTGGGCAAAGATTGGATGTTCTTGCCGCCTCTCTGGGGCTTCATTTATCGGTGGAGGACCGGGAGTTTTATCCCGCTGCTCTAATCTCAACGGACGAAAAAGTTCGAACCACCGCCGAGCGCTTTTATGTTGAAATGGGTCATTTGCGGAGAGCCTTTGGAAACTATCGGGAAGCCTGGAAATCCGACAAGGCCATTCATGGGAGTTTTCCACTGTTTGCGGAAGACACGCAGCGCGTGTTTGCGTTGCTTGAAAAACGGGTTCGTTTGGAAGAAGAACACCTTTATCCGTTATGGAAGGCCCCAGTCACTCCCTTTTCAGAAGGACAGCGGGCTCTAATGAAAGAAAACAATGACTCAGAGCTTACCTATTTTAATGTGATGAATTCCAATCATTTCCGAATGAAAACGTAA
- the ysxC gene encoding ribosome biogenesis GTP-binding protein YsxC, protein MLKNAIYLISETRPGNLVNSRAEVCFVGRSNVGKSTLLNALCGKGIARVSSTPGRTRMINVFSVGEDRWLVDLPGYGYAEVPKGERRNWGAMVEGYLVERPNLRMVFTLIDAKVGPTPLDVQMHEWLVSKGLPWRVVATKIDQVKKSIAGNQRRLVAKTFGLLPEGIAWVSAAKGLGIKELKAEVTGLLLKPSV, encoded by the coding sequence TTGTTAAAAAATGCGATTTACCTGATCAGCGAAACTCGCCCGGGAAATCTGGTTAATTCCCGGGCTGAAGTGTGCTTCGTTGGACGTTCAAATGTGGGCAAAAGCACCCTGTTAAACGCGCTCTGCGGAAAGGGGATCGCACGCGTTTCATCCACACCGGGACGGACCCGGATGATCAACGTTTTTTCTGTTGGTGAGGACCGATGGCTGGTGGACTTACCGGGCTATGGGTATGCCGAAGTTCCTAAAGGGGAACGGAGAAATTGGGGGGCCATGGTGGAAGGGTACCTTGTCGAACGACCGAACCTGCGCATGGTGTTTACACTCATTGACGCGAAAGTCGGCCCTACCCCCCTGGACGTCCAAATGCATGAGTGGCTCGTTTCTAAGGGACTACCGTGGCGCGTCGTGGCGACAAAGATCGACCAAGTCAAAAAATCCATCGCTGGAAACCAACGGCGTCTTGTGGCAAAAACATTTGGCCTTCTACCAGAAGGCATCGCCTGGGTCAGCGCGGCCAAAGGACTAGGGATTAAAGAACTCAAGGCCGAAGTGACCGGCCTCCTCCTTAAACCTTCGGTTTAG
- a CDS encoding flotillin family protein, producing the protein MYLLQTLEINFAVVGGALLASFLFITMLFLASRYRRCPSNMILAVYGKVGVGRSVRCIHGGGALVWPLIQDYTYLTLTPMTINIPLKNALSMQNIRVNVPSTFTVAIDTTPESMTNAAVRLLNMERQEIETMAQEIIFGQLRLTVASLTIEQINQDRERFMEAVRKNIDMELGKIGLTLINVNITDITDESGYIESIGKKAASTAVNQAKIDVAEQEKKGAIGEADAQRERRIQVASFNAKAVEGENTAKANIATVNADLAEKEADASRRGEVAKQNSMAEIQKAKALAETRRLEAEEVVPREIEKRKVEIDAEAAAEKNRRTARGEADAIVSVKTAEATGIQKVLMSKADGYKALVGSAQNSPKDAATLLLVEKLEDIVRLQTEVIKNIKIDKITVWDSGGEKGSSTANFMSGLVRTLPPLHEVAAMAGVDLPGYLGSIQTPVPPKEELPKPKV; encoded by the coding sequence ATGTATCTTCTTCAAACACTTGAAATAAATTTTGCTGTTGTCGGGGGAGCCCTCTTGGCCTCCTTCCTCTTTATCACCATGCTCTTTTTGGCGAGCCGTTATCGTCGTTGCCCCTCCAATATGATCTTGGCGGTTTACGGAAAAGTGGGTGTGGGACGTTCGGTGCGTTGTATTCATGGGGGCGGGGCCTTGGTCTGGCCGCTTATTCAGGATTACACCTACCTGACCTTAACCCCGATGACCATCAATATTCCTTTGAAGAACGCTCTTTCGATGCAGAACATCCGGGTGAACGTGCCCAGTACTTTCACCGTCGCCATTGACACGACCCCGGAATCCATGACCAACGCCGCTGTCCGCCTATTGAATATGGAGCGTCAAGAAATTGAAACCATGGCGCAGGAAATTATTTTTGGACAACTCCGTTTGACCGTAGCGTCTTTAACCATTGAACAAATCAACCAAGACCGGGAACGTTTTATGGAAGCGGTTCGAAAAAACATTGACATGGAGCTGGGCAAAATCGGGTTGACCTTGATCAACGTTAACATTACGGATATTACGGACGAATCGGGTTACATTGAAAGCATTGGGAAAAAGGCCGCTTCCACCGCAGTCAATCAAGCCAAAATTGATGTGGCTGAACAAGAAAAGAAAGGCGCCATTGGTGAAGCCGACGCCCAGCGGGAACGACGGATTCAGGTGGCGTCTTTTAACGCGAAGGCTGTGGAGGGGGAAAATACCGCCAAAGCCAATATCGCTACAGTGAACGCGGATCTGGCTGAAAAAGAAGCCGACGCGAGCCGACGCGGGGAGGTGGCAAAACAAAATTCAATGGCTGAAATTCAAAAAGCCAAAGCGCTGGCCGAAACCCGTCGTTTGGAAGCGGAAGAGGTGGTTCCTCGAGAAATTGAAAAACGTAAGGTCGAAATTGATGCGGAAGCCGCTGCCGAGAAAAACCGGCGCACCGCTCGGGGAGAAGCCGACGCCATCGTTTCGGTGAAGACCGCCGAGGCCACCGGTATTCAGAAGGTTTTGATGTCGAAGGCGGATGGGTATAAGGCTTTGGTGGGAAGCGCTCAAAACAGTCCGAAAGACGCGGCCACGTTGCTTTTGGTGGAAAAATTGGAAGATATTGTCCGATTGCAGACCGAAGTGATTAAGAACATTAAGATCGACAAAATTACCGTTTGGGATTCGGGGGGGGAGAAGGGATCGTCCACTGCAAACTTCATGAGCGGGTTGGTCCGAACGCTTCCCCCGTTGCACGAGGTTGCGGCCATGGCGGGGGTGGACCTTCCCGGCTATTTAGGGTCCATTCAAACCCCGGTCCCACCCAAGGAAGAACTTCCTAAACCGAAGGTTTAA